One stretch of Planctomycetaceae bacterium DNA includes these proteins:
- a CDS encoding PAS domain S-box protein, which produces MAQFPAVPVTPHKAGEEELQRQREWLRVTLTSIGDAVIATDAQGRVTFLNPEAASVTGWNESEAAGQPVTSVFHIIDERTGQPAGDPVGKVLREKKALTLANHTALRRRDGSEVPIEDSAAPIRDAAGEVIGAVLVFHDVTEKRRSQQALTESEKRFHSLFTNMVEGFSLHEVVTDETGRPVDYRFLDVNPAFEQLTGLRREEIIGKRVLEVLPQTEQHWIDTYGKVALTGEACRFENYSAALGRWYEVFAYQPAPLQFAVIFTDITARKAAENELGILNRTLVALRHSSQAMTRAVNEDQYLQEVCKIIIEDCGHAMVWIGFAHDDPGKSVRPVASAGFEQGYLETLQLSWADTPRGRGPTGTAIRSGKPATCRNMQTDPKFLPWRSEAVKRGYASSLVLPLMSRGKAMGAISIYSTLPEGFTDEQTRLLAELADDVSVGISSIRLHEANVRAQEALRQAHDELERRVIERTIELAKATDAAKGERQRLFDVLETLPVYVVLLNRDYYVPFANRFFEENFGKSHGRRCYEYLFERTQPCEDCETFTVFKTHAPHHWEWTGPNGHTYDIFDFPFTDSDGSSLIMEMGIDITEAKRAQDALRDRSIQLAHLASELTLVEQRERRRLAEVLHDDLQQLLVGAKFRLVPLERSSDPKTQKAAVDVRELLDQSIECSRSLTGDLSPPILHEGGLIAGLEWLGRWMQHKHGLRVDVHADGDDAPGPEDMIILLFQSVKELLFNAVKHAHARSAHVHVRWSDSQIEVTVADEGAGFDPAALAAKAGKGGGFGLFSVRERLDLLGGKMEIDSLPGRGSRFKLVAPLQRQPPAQA; this is translated from the coding sequence ATGGCTCAATTCCCCGCTGTTCCAGTCACCCCGCACAAAGCGGGCGAGGAGGAGCTGCAGCGCCAGCGCGAGTGGCTGCGCGTCACGCTGACCAGCATCGGCGACGCCGTCATCGCCACCGACGCACAGGGGCGAGTGACCTTCCTCAATCCCGAAGCCGCCTCGGTAACCGGCTGGAACGAATCGGAGGCCGCCGGCCAACCTGTCACGTCGGTCTTCCACATTATCGACGAGCGAACGGGGCAGCCGGCGGGCGACCCGGTCGGCAAGGTCCTTCGCGAGAAGAAGGCCCTGACGCTGGCCAACCACACCGCCCTGCGCCGCCGAGACGGCAGCGAAGTGCCCATCGAGGACAGCGCAGCTCCCATCCGCGACGCCGCCGGCGAGGTGATCGGGGCCGTGCTGGTCTTTCACGACGTGACGGAGAAACGCCGCTCTCAGCAAGCCCTGACCGAGAGCGAAAAGCGCTTCCACTCGCTGTTCACCAACATGGTCGAGGGATTCTCCCTGCATGAGGTCGTCACTGATGAAACGGGACGGCCGGTGGATTACCGGTTCCTCGATGTCAATCCGGCCTTCGAGCAGTTGACCGGGCTCAGGCGGGAAGAGATCATCGGCAAGCGCGTGCTGGAGGTCCTGCCCCAGACGGAGCAGCATTGGATCGACACCTACGGCAAGGTGGCCCTGACCGGCGAGGCCTGCCGGTTCGAGAACTACTCCGCCGCACTGGGGCGATGGTACGAGGTATTTGCTTACCAGCCGGCCCCGCTGCAGTTTGCCGTGATCTTCACCGATATCACCGCCCGCAAGGCAGCCGAGAATGAGCTGGGCATCCTCAACCGCACGCTGGTAGCCTTGCGGCACTCCAGCCAGGCCATGACCCGCGCCGTCAACGAGGACCAGTATCTCCAGGAAGTCTGCAAGATCATCATCGAGGACTGTGGCCACGCCATGGTCTGGATCGGATTCGCACACGACGACCCCGGCAAGAGCGTCCGGCCGGTCGCCTCGGCGGGATTCGAGCAAGGCTACCTTGAAACGCTGCAACTTAGCTGGGCCGATACGCCGCGAGGGCGCGGACCCACCGGCACTGCCATCCGCTCGGGAAAGCCCGCCACCTGCCGCAACATGCAGACCGACCCCAAGTTCCTGCCCTGGCGCAGCGAAGCCGTCAAACGCGGCTATGCCTCCTCGCTGGTCCTGCCGCTGATGTCCCGCGGCAAGGCAATGGGCGCGATCTCGATCTATTCCACGCTGCCCGAGGGCTTCACCGATGAGCAGACGCGCCTGCTGGCGGAACTGGCTGACGACGTGTCGGTCGGGATCAGTTCCATCCGCCTGCACGAGGCCAACGTGCGGGCCCAGGAAGCCCTGCGGCAGGCGCACGACGAACTCGAACGCCGCGTCATCGAGAGAACCATCGAACTGGCCAAGGCCACCGACGCCGCCAAGGGCGAACGCCAGCGCCTCTTCGACGTGCTGGAGACCCTGCCGGTCTACGTCGTCCTGCTGAATAGGGATTACTACGTACCCTTTGCCAACCGGTTCTTCGAGGAGAACTTTGGAAAATCCCATGGCCGGCGGTGCTACGAGTACCTCTTCGAGCGCACGCAGCCGTGCGAAGATTGCGAAACCTTCACCGTTTTCAAGACCCACGCCCCCCACCACTGGGAGTGGACCGGCCCAAACGGCCACACGTATGACATCTTCGACTTTCCCTTCACTGATTCCGACGGTTCGTCCCTGATCATGGAGATGGGCATCGACATCACCGAGGCCAAGCGCGCCCAGGACGCCCTTCGCGACCGCTCGATCCAGTTGGCGCATCTGGCGTCGGAACTGACGCTGGTCGAGCAGCGCGAGCGGCGCCGCCTGGCCGAGGTGCTTCACGACGACCTCCAGCAGCTCCTGGTCGGCGCCAAGTTCCGCCTCGTCCCGTTGGAGCGATCAAGCGATCCCAAGACCCAAAAGGCCGCGGTGGACGTGCGGGAGCTGCTCGACCAGTCCATCGAGTGCTCGCGGTCGCTGACGGGGGATCTTTCCCCGCCGATCCTCCACGAGGGCGGGCTGATCGCCGGCCTGGAGTGGCTGGGACGTTGGATGCAGCACAAGCACGGCCTGCGCGTGGATGTCCATGCCGACGGGGACGACGCACCGGGTCCCGAGGACATGATCATTCTGCTGTTCCAGTCGGTCAAGGAATTGCTCTTCAACGCCGTCAAACACGCCCACGCTCGCTCGGCGCACGTTCACGTCCGATGGTCGGATTCGCAGATCGAAGTCACCGTCGCCGACGAGGGCGCCGGATTCGACCCTGCCGCCCTGGCCGCCAAGGCCGGCAAAGGCGGCGGGTTCGGGCTCTTCAGCGTCCGCGAAAGGCTCGACCTGCTCGGCGGCAAAATGGAGATCGATTCCCTCCCCGGCCGCGGCAGCCGCTTCAAGCTGGTAGCCCCGCTCCAACGCCAGCCGCCTGCGCAGGCGTGA